A genomic window from Shewanella vesiculosa includes:
- the cmoA gene encoding carboxy-S-adenosyl-L-methionine synthase CmoA, giving the protein MNSQQDKIYAHVTDKITDFQFDQRVAGVFNDMIRRSVPGYAQIINTIGDFAHRFVTPSSNIYDLGSSLGSATLSIRRQIEGRQCQIYAVDNSQSMIDRCNENLAAYVSDIKVNLLCADIREIDIQNASMVVLNFTLQFLPIHDRDALIKRIYDGMLPGGILVISEKLFFEDNHIQQLLDEQHLDFKRANGYSELEISQKRSALENVMRPDSLNVHQQRLTENGFSHFSVWFQCFNFASMVAIK; this is encoded by the coding sequence ATGAACTCCCAACAAGATAAGATATACGCTCATGTGACAGATAAAATCACTGATTTTCAATTTGATCAACGTGTTGCAGGTGTATTTAATGACATGATACGCCGCTCTGTTCCTGGTTATGCCCAAATAATCAATACTATTGGTGATTTTGCTCATCGATTTGTCACACCTAGCAGCAATATATATGATCTCGGCAGTTCGTTAGGCTCAGCAACCTTAAGTATTCGTCGTCAAATTGAAGGCCGTCAATGCCAGATCTACGCGGTCGATAACAGTCAGTCGATGATTGACCGTTGTAATGAAAACCTTGCGGCATATGTCAGCGACATCAAAGTAAATTTACTGTGTGCCGATATCAGAGAAATTGACATTCAAAATGCGTCGATGGTGGTGCTAAACTTTACCCTACAATTTTTGCCTATTCATGATCGCGATGCTTTAATAAAACGTATTTACGATGGCATGCTTCCAGGCGGAATATTAGTCATTTCGGAAAAGCTATTCTTTGAAGATAATCATATACAACAGTTATTAGATGAACAGCATTTAGATTTTAAGCGCGCAAATGGGTATAGTGAGCTCGAAATCAGTCAAAAGCGCAGTGCATTAGAAAACGTGATGCGTCCAGACAGCTTAAATGTTCATCAACAACGCTTAACCGAAAACGGCTTTAGTCACTTCTCAGTTTGGTTTCAATGTTTTAACTTTGCATCTATGGTAGCGATTAAATGA
- the cmoB gene encoding tRNA 5-methoxyuridine(34)/uridine 5-oxyacetic acid(34) synthase CmoB: MINFSSFYKDIADSNLQHWLETLPAILGKWQRDHKHGNLPKWEKVLNKLHYPQPDNIDFSSSVTIGTGEQLSSGQAEKLTNLLAVFQPWRKGPFSVHGIQIDTEWRSDWKWDRVKDYISPLKNRTVLDVGCGSGYHMWRMLGAGATRVVGIDPSPLFLCQFEAIKRIAGNQHPLHLLPLGIEELPALDAFDTVFSMGVLYHRRSPIDHLLQLRDQLRIGGELVLETLVIDGDENAVLVPQDRYGKMNNVWFIPSVAALMLWLKKCEFIDIRCVDIDITSLAEQRSTQWMKNESLVDYLDPNDVSLTVEGYPAPKRAIIIATKNQPNHDLV; encoded by the coding sequence ATGATCAATTTCAGCTCTTTTTATAAAGACATTGCCGATTCTAACCTACAACACTGGTTGGAAACATTACCGGCAATTTTAGGTAAATGGCAGAGAGATCATAAACACGGTAATTTACCCAAATGGGAAAAAGTGCTCAATAAATTACATTATCCGCAACCCGATAATATAGATTTTAGCAGTAGTGTGACCATTGGAACCGGAGAGCAACTCAGCTCGGGACAAGCCGAAAAACTAACTAATTTGTTGGCCGTTTTTCAACCATGGCGTAAAGGTCCATTTTCCGTTCATGGTATTCAAATTGATACCGAATGGCGCAGCGATTGGAAATGGGATCGGGTTAAAGATTATATTTCGCCTTTAAAAAATCGCACCGTATTAGATGTCGGTTGTGGCAGTGGTTATCACATGTGGCGCATGTTAGGGGCTGGGGCAACGCGTGTTGTGGGCATAGATCCGTCACCGTTATTTTTATGCCAGTTTGAAGCAATAAAACGCATTGCGGGTAATCAACACCCATTGCACTTATTGCCTCTTGGTATCGAAGAGTTACCAGCTTTAGATGCCTTTGATACCGTATTTTCAATGGGAGTGCTTTATCATCGTCGCTCACCAATCGATCATTTACTACAATTACGAGACCAATTAAGAATTGGTGGTGAACTGGTACTTGAAACACTGGTAATAGATGGCGACGAAAACGCGGTATTGGTTCCACAAGATAGATACGGCAAAATGAACAACGTTTGGTTTATCCCATCTGTTGCAGCCTTAATGCTATGGTTAAAAAAATGCGAGTTTATTGATATTAGATGCGTTGACATCGATATTACCTCGCTTGCGGAACAACGTAGTACCCAATGGATGAAAAATGAATCTCTAGTTGATTATCTCGATCCAAATGATGTCAGTTTAACTGTAGAAGGTTATCCCGCTCCCAAGAGAGCCATCATCATTGCAACAAAGAACCAACCGAATCACGATTTAGTGTAA